Genomic segment of Veillonella parvula DSM 2008:
TAAAAAAGATAATATGATTGTTCGCAACTGTGATTCTTATATGGGATTAAATAATCAATGGGTTCGCGTTGCAATTAAAGATCATGATACTAATGTTAAGTTAGTAGAAAAATTAACAGATATTTTGAAAGTATAGGAAGACTATGAAGACATTGTATATTGTGCGCCATGGTGAAACTGATTGGAACAAAATGGGAAAATACCAAGGCATCACAGATGTTCCACTTAATGAAAATGGTTTAAATCAAGCAAAGGCATGTGGTCAGGCTCTTAAAGATGTTAAATTTGATCGCATATTATCTAGTGATTTGAGTCGTGCTTTAGTTACAGCTGAAGTCATTCGCGGGGAACGTACTACTCCTATAACAGTAGATAAACGCTTACGAGAACTTAATTTTGGCGATTGGGAAGCTATGCTATTTTCAGATATCGAAGATCGTTGGCCTGGTTTGATAGATGAAATGTATTTGCGACCACATCTAGTTAAGGTTCCTAATGGTGAAAGCTTTAAGAATTTACAAGACCGTGCATGGGCAGGTCTAGAGGAATTTATCAATGTTAATAATGAGGAGGAAACACTTCTCATTGCTTGTCATGGTGGAACTATACGAACATTATTGTGTAAATTATTAGATATTTCCATTAGTCATTGTTGGAATTTTAGTCAAGGTAATACAGCAATTAATCGTATATTCTATAATGGCATGGGAGAATTTGATCATAATATTTTAAACTTGCTCAATGATACAGCACACGTAGATATATTACAAGGTCATGCATAATGCGACTAGATAAATTATTAGCCAATAAAGCTTATGGTAGTCGAAAAGAAGTCCATCAAATCATAAAGGATAGAAGGGTTACCATCAATGGTAGTATAACAACGAAAAAAGATACTCACATTGATATTGATGTTGATATAGTTGCTGTTGATGGTAAGGTTGTTAGTACTACTCAACTATATTATGTAAAATTTCATAAGCCAAAGGGCTATGTTACAGCGGTAGAAGATTCTAATCACCCTGTTGTTATGGATTTACTCCCTCCAGAATTCATAAAAATGGGAGTTGTTCCAGTAGGCAGATTAGACAAGGATACAGAAGGACTTTTATTATTAACTAATGATGGTGTGTGGGGACATTCTATCATCAATGGTAATAAACATGTGCCTAAGATTTATTACGTAGAATTTGAAGGAACGCTATCTGATGAAGGTATACAACGTATTAAAAAGGGAATTCTTCTTGGAGATGGTACGCAATGTAAACCGGCAGAAATTGAATTTGTATCGTTACATTCAGTACATGTAACGATTGAAGAAGGCAAGTATCATCAAGTTAAGCGCATGATTGGTGCTGCAGGTGGTACTGTAACATATTTGAAACGTCTTACGATTGGTCATATTGATTTAAGTGGCATTGAAGAGGTTGGTTCTGCAATGGAATTGACCGTTGAACAGATAGAGGGCTTTAAAAAATAGCATAAAATTCTATTCAATATAGGCATTTTATGGTAAGATTAATTGTACTTTATAGACTAGGAGCAAGATTATGAATGGATTAAATCTGCTACAACAGTATATTAAAGAGCAAGAATTAACAGGCGTCATTTTAATAAGCCCTATAAATTTACATTATTTTGCAGGCTTTACTGGTACTACAGGCTTTGCTATCATTACTCAAGATAAAGCTTTTATGATTACTGACTTCAGATATACTGAACAAGCAACAAAACAATGTGAAGGGTACACAGTTATTCAATATGAAACAACTGTTATGGATACTCTTGTAGATATATTCAATGAATATCATATTCACGAAGGTTTATTCGGTATAGAAGGCAAACAAATGCCTGTGGATACGTATGAAACTTTATGTGATACATTAGATGAACGCTTTAATTTTACATCTATCAATTTTGCAAAACTACGTGCGGTTAAGCGTGAAGACGAATTAGACTTATTGCGTAAAGCTGCTAAAATTGGTGATGATGCTTTTGCTGCCTTGCTACTACAACTAAAGGTAGGGATGACAGAAAATGAAGCGCGCATTATATTAGAATCAGAAATGTTAAAACGTGGATCAGAGGAACCTTCCTTTGCAACCATTGTTGCTTCTGGTAATCGTTCTAGTATGCCTCATGGTGTAGCCAGTGATAAGGTCATTGAAGCAGGTGATTTTGTTACCTTTGACTTTGGTGCAGTATATAAGGGTTATCATTCTGATATGACTAGAACTATTGTAATGGGGTCTGCCTCTGAATTACAAAAGAAGCTGTATGGTATAGTTTTAGAAGCACAAAAACGTGGCGTAGCTGCAGTTCGGGCTGGTATTACTGGTAAAGAACTTGATGCAGTTTGTCGTGATTATATTAAAGAACATGGATATACCAAGGAATTTAATCATGGTACTGGACATGGCGTAGGTCTTGAGATTCACGAAGAACCAGTAGCCAATACTAAATCCGATACGGTATTTACAGAAAATATGATCATTACGGTAGAACCTGGCATTTATATAACAGGTACTATCGGATTGAGAATAGAGGATAGTGTCATCGTCAAATCTGACGGCTATGAGGTGTTGACACATAGTCCAAAAGAGTTAATTGAAATAGGTATTTAGAAGGAGAAGAGTTAGATGATTTCCAGTAATGATTTTCGTCCAGGTGTAACCGTTGAAATTGACGGTAATGTATGGCAAGTAGTTGATTTCCAACACGTTAAACCAGGTAAAGGTGCTGCATTCGTACGTACTAAAATGAAAAACTTGCAAACTGGTTCTGTAGTTGAGCGTACATTTAATGCAGGTGAAAAAGTGCCTAAAGCACATGTTGATCGTCGTCGTATGCAATACTTATATGAATCTGATGGCTCTTAT
This window contains:
- a CDS encoding pseudouridine synthase; this encodes MRLDKLLANKAYGSRKEVHQIIKDRRVTINGSITTKKDTHIDIDVDIVAVDGKVVSTTQLYYVKFHKPKGYVTAVEDSNHPVVMDLLPPEFIKMGVVPVGRLDKDTEGLLLLTNDGVWGHSIINGNKHVPKIYYVEFEGTLSDEGIQRIKKGILLGDGTQCKPAEIEFVSLHSVHVTIEEGKYHQVKRMIGAAGGTVTYLKRLTIGHIDLSGIEEVGSAMELTVEQIEGFKK
- the cobC gene encoding alpha-ribazole phosphatase, which produces MKTLYIVRHGETDWNKMGKYQGITDVPLNENGLNQAKACGQALKDVKFDRILSSDLSRALVTAEVIRGERTTPITVDKRLRELNFGDWEAMLFSDIEDRWPGLIDEMYLRPHLVKVPNGESFKNLQDRAWAGLEEFINVNNEEETLLIACHGGTIRTLLCKLLDISISHCWNFSQGNTAINRIFYNGMGEFDHNILNLLNDTAHVDILQGHA
- a CDS encoding M24 family metallopeptidase — its product is MNGLNLLQQYIKEQELTGVILISPINLHYFAGFTGTTGFAIITQDKAFMITDFRYTEQATKQCEGYTVIQYETTVMDTLVDIFNEYHIHEGLFGIEGKQMPVDTYETLCDTLDERFNFTSINFAKLRAVKREDELDLLRKAAKIGDDAFAALLLQLKVGMTENEARIILESEMLKRGSEEPSFATIVASGNRSSMPHGVASDKVIEAGDFVTFDFGAVYKGYHSDMTRTIVMGSASELQKKLYGIVLEAQKRGVAAVRAGITGKELDAVCRDYIKEHGYTKEFNHGTGHGVGLEIHEEPVANTKSDTVFTENMIITVEPGIYITGTIGLRIEDSVIVKSDGYEVLTHSPKELIEIGI